The Bradyrhizobium barranii subsp. barranii genome segment AGAAGCCGACCAGGGAGCTCGACGTATCCAGCGCAAAGCCGACCCGGATCGAATAGAGCGAGATCGCCGGCACCCACCATCGGATCGGCAGGTTTCGTAGCACGATCATGAGCGTCGCAGGCACGAAGGTGCCGAGCAGCAGGCCATGCACGACGCTGAGCGCGAGCAGCGTCGGATAATCGTGCACGAAGGGAATGATCAGCGACACCACGGCGTAGACGAGGCTCGGGATGCCGAGCACGCGGCGCAGGCCGAACACCGTCGCGAGCCACGCCACCGCCGGCGCAATCAGGATCTGCGAGCCGATGCCGGCGGTCGAAAGCCAGGCGCCCTCGTCGAACGAGAGCGAGAACGCACCGCGCAGGTCCGGCAGGCCGACCGTGGTCAGCCGGCTGTCGAAATTGGCGAGGAACGAGCCGAGCAGCACCGCCGCCACGGCAAACAACGGCTGTGGCGCGATGCCGCCGCGCGAGAGAGGTCCGCGGCCGGCATCGTCATTTTCCGCCATTCGCGGCCTTCGTGTCGATGCTGGTGACGACCGACATGCCCGGCACCAGCCGCGCCAGCAGCGGCTGGTTGTCGTCGAACTGGATGCGCACGGGAATGCGCTGCACGACCTTGGTGAAATTGCCGGTCGCATTGTCCGGCGGCAGCAGGGCCACTTGCGCGCCGGTCGCGGGCGCAATGCGCTCGACCTTGCCGCGCAGCTTCTCGCGCGGGAAGCCATCGACGGTGATCTCGACCGGCTGGCCCGGCGCCACATGAGTGAGCTGGGTCTCCTTGTAATTCGCGATCACGTAGACCTTCGGCAGCGGCACCACGTTGATGAGGTTGGTGCCGATGTTGACGTAGTCGCCGGGCTGCACCTGGCGCTCGCCGACGACGCCGTCGAACGGCGCGGTGATCCTGGTATAGCCGAGCTTCAGCTTCGCGCTCGCCAGCGTCGCCTTGGCCGCCGCGACATCGGCGGCGCGCTGCTTCTTGGTGCCCTGCAGAACTTCGAGTTGATGCTGCTGCGCGGCGATGACGGCGCGACTGGCACGTACGTCGGCCTGCGCCTTCGCATAGCCCGCGACGGCCTGTTCCAACCGCTGCCGCGTGCCGGCCTCCGTCTGCGTCAGCGATTTCTGGCGATCCTGCTCCTGCCGGGCCTCGACTTCCAAC includes the following:
- a CDS encoding HlyD family secretion protein, translated to MSQQEQVSSPPPPPAAAPAPPPKPTQRPASSLWGRLAIPLFAVIVALAFVALATLRFDEWVGNAVVQTTNDAYVRADLTRLASRVSGEVLTVGVSDFQRVKAGDLLIQIDPADYQAQVAQSEAAVAAAQAVLDNLSNQVELQYATIAQAQAAQLSAEALEVEARQEQDRQKSLTQTEAGTRQRLEQAVAGYAKAQADVRASRAVIAAQQHQLEVLQGTKKQRAADVAAAKATLASAKLKLGYTRITAPFDGVVGERQVQPGDYVNIGTNLINVVPLPKVYVIANYKETQLTHVAPGQPVEITVDGFPREKLRGKVERIAPATGAQVALLPPDNATGNFTKVVQRIPVRIQFDDNQPLLARLVPGMSVVTSIDTKAANGGK